A single Clavibacter nebraskensis NCPPB 2581 DNA region contains:
- a CDS encoding phosphoketolase family protein, which yields MASDTAPRDPSAPLYLDVVDGWWRAANYLSVGQIYLLDDPLLERPLTRDDIKPRLLGHWGTTPLLNFVYAHLNRVIIERDLDMIYIAGPGHGGPGMVANAYLDGTYSELFSAATPDRDGMRHLFRQFSFPGGVPSHAAPETPGSINEGGELGYSLVHAYGAALDNPDLVVSCVIGDGEAETATLASSWHLNKFLNPESDGAVLPILNLNGWKIANPTVLARIPEEELLALFTGYGYSPRIASGGFDGEDHFAVHERFALALADALDEISRIQLAARTGGSEERPAWPMLILRTPKGWTGPREVDGKQVEGTWRAHQVPLSGVRDDEDHLRQLQEWLESYRPHELFDRDGRLTPALQPNRPEGDRRMSANPHANGGLLRRDLRLPPLEVDAIDLSDGRGVIAEPTRVLGGWLRDVIARNPLDFRIFGPDETASNRLDDVYEVTAKAWQGEVLPVDEHLAHEGRVIEILNENITQGLLEAYLLTGRHGLFTSYEAFIHIVDSMFNQYGKWLESSSKVEWRRPVASFTYLLSSHVWRQDHNGFSHQDPGFLDHVVNKRAEIVRVYLPFDANSLLVTMDHCLRGTDLINVVIAGKQPTASLLSLEEARAHGARGVGVWEWAGTEVPGLEPDVVVACAGDIPTVEAMAAVQILKEEIPQLRVRFINVVDLMRLQDATQHPHGLDDGSFDALFTRDKPVVFAFHGYPSLIHRLTYKRHNHENLHVRGFVEQGGTTTPFDMLMLNDLDRFRLVMDVIRRVPHLETTYAALSQRMDDERIAHRVHTRQFGEDMADVSGAEGLPFADPNRQTAIDTGDDNA from the coding sequence ATGGCCTCCGACACCGCACCCCGAGACCCGTCCGCGCCCCTCTACCTCGACGTCGTCGACGGCTGGTGGCGCGCCGCCAACTACCTCTCCGTCGGGCAGATCTACCTGCTGGACGACCCGCTGCTCGAGCGGCCGCTCACGCGCGACGACATCAAGCCGCGCCTCCTCGGGCACTGGGGCACGACGCCGCTGCTGAACTTCGTCTACGCGCACCTCAACCGCGTCATCATCGAGCGCGACCTCGACATGATCTACATCGCCGGGCCCGGCCACGGCGGCCCCGGCATGGTCGCGAACGCGTACCTCGACGGCACCTACTCGGAGCTGTTCTCGGCGGCGACGCCCGACCGCGACGGGATGCGGCACCTCTTCCGCCAGTTCTCGTTCCCGGGCGGCGTGCCGTCGCACGCGGCGCCGGAGACGCCCGGATCCATCAACGAGGGCGGCGAGCTCGGCTACTCGCTCGTGCACGCGTACGGCGCGGCGCTCGACAACCCCGACCTCGTGGTCTCGTGCGTCATCGGCGACGGCGAGGCGGAGACCGCGACCCTCGCCTCCAGCTGGCACCTGAACAAGTTCCTGAACCCCGAGTCGGACGGCGCCGTGCTGCCGATCCTCAACCTCAACGGCTGGAAGATCGCGAACCCGACGGTGCTCGCGCGCATCCCCGAGGAGGAGCTGCTCGCCCTGTTCACGGGCTACGGCTACTCGCCGCGGATCGCCTCGGGCGGCTTCGACGGCGAGGACCACTTCGCCGTGCACGAGCGGTTCGCGCTCGCGCTGGCCGACGCGCTCGACGAGATCAGCCGGATCCAGCTGGCCGCCCGCACCGGCGGCAGCGAGGAGCGGCCGGCCTGGCCCATGCTGATCCTCCGCACGCCGAAGGGCTGGACCGGTCCGCGCGAGGTCGACGGCAAGCAGGTCGAGGGAACGTGGCGCGCGCACCAGGTGCCGCTCTCCGGGGTCCGCGACGACGAGGACCACCTCCGCCAGCTGCAGGAGTGGCTCGAGAGCTACCGCCCGCACGAGCTCTTCGACCGCGACGGCCGGCTGACGCCCGCGCTCCAGCCGAATCGGCCCGAGGGCGACCGGCGGATGAGCGCGAACCCGCACGCGAACGGCGGCCTGCTGCGCCGCGACCTCCGCCTGCCGCCGCTCGAGGTGGACGCGATCGACCTGAGCGACGGCCGCGGCGTCATCGCCGAGCCGACCCGCGTGCTCGGCGGCTGGCTGCGCGACGTGATCGCCCGCAACCCGCTCGACTTCCGGATCTTCGGCCCCGACGAGACCGCCAGCAACCGCCTCGACGACGTCTACGAGGTGACGGCGAAGGCCTGGCAGGGTGAGGTGCTGCCGGTCGACGAGCACCTGGCTCACGAGGGCCGGGTCATCGAGATCCTCAACGAGAACATCACGCAGGGGCTGCTCGAGGCGTACCTGCTCACGGGGCGGCACGGGCTGTTCACCTCCTATGAGGCCTTCATCCACATCGTCGACTCGATGTTCAACCAGTACGGGAAGTGGCTCGAGTCGAGCTCGAAGGTGGAGTGGCGGCGGCCGGTCGCGTCGTTCACGTACCTCCTCTCGTCGCACGTGTGGCGGCAGGACCACAACGGCTTCTCGCACCAGGACCCCGGCTTCCTCGACCACGTCGTGAACAAGCGGGCCGAGATCGTGCGCGTGTACCTGCCGTTCGACGCGAACTCGCTGCTCGTCACCATGGACCACTGCCTCCGCGGCACCGACCTCATCAACGTGGTCATCGCGGGCAAGCAGCCGACCGCGAGCCTCCTCTCGCTCGAGGAGGCGCGGGCGCACGGGGCGCGCGGCGTGGGCGTGTGGGAGTGGGCGGGCACCGAGGTGCCCGGGCTCGAGCCCGACGTGGTCGTCGCGTGCGCGGGCGACATCCCGACCGTGGAGGCGATGGCGGCCGTGCAGATCCTCAAGGAGGAGATCCCGCAGCTGCGCGTGCGCTTCATCAACGTGGTCGACCTGATGCGGCTGCAGGACGCGACGCAGCACCCGCACGGCCTCGACGACGGTTCCTTCGACGCGCTCTTCACGCGCGACAAGCCCGTGGTCTTCGCGTTCCACGGCTACCCGTCGCTGATCCACCGCCTCACCTACAAGCGCCACAACCACGAGAACCTGCACGTGCGCGGCTTCGTGGAGCAGGGCGGTACGACCACGCCGTTCGACATGCTGATGCTCAACGACCTCGACCGGTTCCGGCTCGTGATGGACGTGATCCGCCGCGTGCCGCACCTCGAGACCACCTACGCGGCGCTGTCGCAGCGGATGGACGACGAGCGGATCGCGCACCGGGTGCACACGCGCCAGTTCGGCGAGGACATGGCCGACGTCTCGGGCGCGGAGGGGCTGCCGTTCGCGGACCCGAACCGGCAGACGGCGATCGACACGGGCGACGACAACGCGTAG
- a CDS encoding pentapeptide repeat-containing protein — protein MAASTRILPPRISDPRLERLADGDPSDLDAHASFERLRFADADLSDADLVDIGFEECALERIRLHEADLTAASLVDVLASRLDAPVLKAPRIRMRDVRLEGSRVGSAELYDASLSSVHITDCRLGFVNLRGSKITDLLITDCAIEELDLRGTSGMRIAFARTTIGTLDLADSSLTHLDLRGAEIHDLDTPDGLRGAVLDSTQLMALGPVFARHFRVRVED, from the coding sequence ATGGCCGCATCCACCCGCATCCTCCCGCCCCGGATCAGCGACCCGCGGCTCGAGCGGCTAGCCGACGGCGACCCGTCCGACCTCGACGCGCACGCGTCCTTCGAGCGGCTGCGCTTCGCCGACGCCGACCTCTCGGACGCCGACCTCGTCGACATCGGGTTCGAGGAGTGCGCGCTGGAGCGGATCCGCCTGCACGAGGCCGACCTCACGGCCGCGAGCCTCGTGGACGTGCTCGCGTCGCGCCTCGACGCGCCCGTGCTGAAGGCGCCGCGGATCCGGATGCGCGACGTGCGCCTCGAGGGCTCGCGCGTCGGGTCCGCCGAGCTCTACGACGCGTCGCTCTCCTCCGTGCACATCACCGACTGCCGGCTCGGCTTCGTGAACCTGCGCGGCTCGAAGATCACCGATCTGCTCATCACCGACTGCGCCATCGAGGAGCTGGACCTCCGCGGCACGTCCGGCATGCGCATCGCCTTCGCGCGCACCACCATCGGCACGCTCGACCTGGCCGACTCGAGCCTCACGCACCTGGATCTCCGCGGCGCCGAGATCCACGACCTCGACACCCCCGACGGCCTCCGCGGCGCCGTGCTCGACTCGACCCAGCTCATGGCGCTCGGCCCGGTGTTCGCGCGGCACTTCCGCGTGCGCGTGGAGGACTGA
- a CDS encoding VOC family protein, translating into MAAVEHFEIPADDMARASAFYSAVFGFRYEPWGEDAGMILTGSDEGINGDLHRRADVPHATIVVTVDSIEETVAQVEAHGGSAMGGIQMLNDTDRWAYVRDSEGNAIGLFDHGPRTE; encoded by the coding sequence ATGGCCGCTGTCGAGCACTTCGAGATCCCCGCCGACGACATGGCGCGCGCGAGCGCATTCTACTCCGCCGTCTTCGGCTTCCGCTACGAGCCGTGGGGGGAGGACGCGGGCATGATCCTCACCGGCTCGGATGAGGGGATCAATGGGGACCTCCATCGGCGTGCGGACGTGCCGCATGCCACCATCGTCGTCACGGTCGACTCCATCGAGGAGACGGTCGCCCAGGTCGAGGCGCACGGCGGATCGGCGATGGGCGGGATCCAGATGCTCAACGACACCGACCGCTGGGCCTACGTGCGCGACAGCGAGGGCAACGCGATCGGCCTGTTCGACCACGGGCCGCGCACCGAGTAG
- a CDS encoding alpha/beta hydrolase — MDRADDRDARRHLAPLLPRRRTRPTALTTAFVLAFACAAALAGPVTAHADEAGGVDEITVPRDDVSGFGGGTIFAPQVSAGTKLGAVVVTPGYGDTQADMRWYGTDLAAAGFVVFTIDTNGTQDPPQARADEMLAASDYLTGSSAAADEIDPDRVAELGYSMAGGGVLAAAEARHTLKAVIAPMPFDVRVDYRAVTTPSLIITGQSDHVAFPFLMGKRMYRSLPAATPKQYLELRGAGHGAGERIPNDTIRSTVTTFLDRYLNDDESAAARICPAPAATGPISASLSHCG, encoded by the coding sequence ATGGACCGCGCGGACGACCGAGATGCCCGGAGGCACCTTGCCCCCCTGCTCCCCCGACGCCGCACCCGCCCCACCGCCCTCACCACCGCCTTCGTCCTGGCGTTCGCCTGCGCCGCGGCGCTGGCCGGACCCGTCACGGCCCACGCCGACGAGGCCGGCGGGGTGGACGAGATCACGGTCCCGCGCGACGACGTCTCCGGCTTCGGCGGCGGCACGATCTTCGCCCCGCAGGTGTCCGCCGGCACGAAGCTCGGCGCCGTCGTCGTCACCCCCGGCTACGGCGACACCCAGGCCGACATGCGCTGGTACGGCACCGACCTCGCCGCCGCCGGCTTCGTCGTGTTCACCATCGACACGAACGGCACGCAGGATCCCCCGCAAGCGCGGGCCGACGAGATGCTCGCGGCCTCCGACTACCTCACCGGGTCGAGCGCCGCGGCCGACGAGATCGACCCCGACCGCGTCGCGGAGCTCGGCTACTCCATGGCCGGCGGCGGCGTGCTGGCTGCGGCCGAGGCGCGGCACACGCTGAAGGCCGTGATCGCCCCGATGCCGTTCGACGTGCGCGTCGACTACCGGGCGGTCACCACGCCGTCGCTCATCATCACCGGCCAGTCCGACCACGTGGCCTTCCCGTTCCTCATGGGCAAGCGCATGTACCGGTCCCTCCCGGCGGCCACGCCCAAGCAGTACCTCGAGCTCCGGGGAGCCGGGCACGGCGCGGGCGAGCGGATCCCGAACGACACCATCCGCTCGACCGTCACGACGTTCCTCGACCGCTACCTGAACGACGACGAGTCGGCCGCCGCGCGCATCTGCCCGGCACCCGCGGCCACCGGGCCGATCAGCGCGTCGCTGAGCCACTGCGGCTGA